Proteins encoded by one window of Oenanthe melanoleuca isolate GR-GAL-2019-014 chromosome 20, OMel1.0, whole genome shotgun sequence:
- the CPNE1 gene encoding copine-1: protein MAACVSRVELSVSCRSLLDRDLGSRSDPLCVLLQDAGGGRWAELDRTEKIKNCQDPEFCKKLVVDYYFEKVQKLKFGVYDIDNKSFDLNDDDYLGGIECTLGQVVSSSVFTRPLELKQGKPAGKGTITISAEEIKDTRVVHLEIEAKNLDKKDMFGKSDPFLEFYKQSDAGTWQLVYRSEVIKNNLNPCWRKFSVPLQTFCGGDFNKPIKVQCSDHDSDGSHDLIGALETTLAQLQAAGGSSQVEYECIHPEKKQKKKNYKNSGIIRIKSCKIETEYSFLDYVMGGCQINFTVGVDFTASNGDPRSPDSLHYISPDGINEYLIAIWSVGSVVQDYDTDKLFPAFGFGAQVPPSWQVSHEFALNFNPSNPYCQGIQGIVDAYRQALPQVRLYGPTNFSPIINHVATFAAHSLQQGAAAQYFILLIITDGEITDLDQTRQAIVNASKLPMSIIIVGVGEADFKAMEFLDGDSGVLKSVTGEPAARDIVQFVPFRQFKNAPQEALSQMVLAEVPKQLVSFYKWQGWPPLKLPEIKALQIQASPGSL, encoded by the exons ATGGCCGCCTGCGTGTCCCGCGTGGAGCTGTCCGTGTCCTGCCGGAGCCTCCTCGACAGGGACCTGGGCTCCCGCTCGGACCCGCTGTGCGTCCTGCTGCAGGACGCGGGCGGGGGCCGCTGGGCTGAG ctgGATCGCACAGAAAAGATCAAGAACTGCCAAGACCCTGAATTCTGCAAGAAACTGGTTGTGGACTACTACTTTGAGAAGGTGCAGAAGCTGAAATTTGGCGTGTACGATATTGATAACAAGTCCTTTGATTTAAACGATGATGACTACCTGGGAGGGATTGAGTGCACGCTGGGACAG GTTGTGTCCAGCTCAGTGTTCACCAGACCACTGGAATTGAAGCAGGGAAAGCCAGCAGGAAAGGGCACTATTACG ATTTCAGCAGAGGAGATTAAGGATACCAGAGTTGTGCACTTGGAAATTGAAGCCAAAAACTTGGACAAAAAg GATATGTTTGGTAAATCAGATCCATTTCTGGAGTTTTACAAGCAGAGTGATGCTGGAACATGGCAGCTCGTGTACAGATCAGAG gtcATCAAGAATAACTTAAATCCATGCTGGAGGAAGTTCAGTGTTCCCTTGCAAACTTTCTGTGGTGGAGATTTTAATAAACCTATCAAG GTGCAGTGCTCAGACCACGACAGCGACGGCTCTCACGACTTGATCGGCGCTCTGGAGACGACCCTGGcgcagctgcaggcagctggtggCAGCTCTCAG GTGGAATATGAATGCATTCATcctgagaaaaaacaaaagaaaaagaactaCAAAAATTCTGGCATTATTAGGATAAAATCCTGCAAG ATTGAGACAGAATATTCATTTCTGGACTATGTGATGGGAGGATGCCAGATTAACTTCACG GTGGGTGTAGACTTCACTGCCTCCAATGGAGATCCCAGGTCACCAGATTCTCTTCACTACATCAGCCCAGATGGGATAAATGAGTACCTGATTGCCATCTGGAGTGTGGGAAGTGTAGTCCAGGATTATGACAC GGACAAGCTGTTTCCTGCATTTGGTTTTGGAGCTCAGGTTCCTCCTAGCTGGCAG GTATCTCATGAATTTGCTTTGAACTTCAATCCCAGCAACCCTTATTGCCAAG GGATCCAAGGGATAGTGGATGCCTACCGCCAGGCTCTGCCTCAGGTCCGACTCTACGGGCCCACCAACTTCTCTCCTATTATCAACCACGTGGCAACGTTTGCAGCACACTCACTGCAACAAGGAGCTGCTGCG CAATACTTTATTTTGCTGATCATCACAGATGGAGAGATCACTGATCTAGACCAAACTAGGCAAGCGATTGTCAATGCCTCTAAGCTGCCCATGTCCATCATCATTGTTGGTGTTGGTGAAGCCGATTTTAAAGCAATGGAATTCCTTGATGGAGACAGTGGTGTTCTGAAATCTGTGACAGGAGAGCCAGCTGCACGGGACATCGTCCAGTTTGTGCCTTTCCGACAGTTCAAAAAT GCTCCCCAGGAAGCACTTTCCCAGATGGTTCTGGCTGAAGTGCCCAAGCAGCTGGTGTCATTCTATAAATGGCAGGGGTGGCCCCCCCTGAAACTGCCGGAAATCAAGGCCCTGCAGATTCAGGCTAGCCCTGGCTCCCTCTAG